A single Gambusia affinis linkage group LG20, SWU_Gaff_1.0, whole genome shotgun sequence DNA region contains:
- the LOC122822705 gene encoding CDP-diacylglycerol--glycerol-3-phosphate 3-phosphatidyltransferase, mitochondrial isoform X1 codes for MAAPMTWRRLVHSVYSPAIAGVFSRISDRFFRAQDRRRGSAMLLLAPLLAQAEPAPRHVSRPTGSAGAPGSDGLCSHFRWMAEQVPAFRVPGTHIQILTSPDQFYQAMKARIRSAKRRVVMASLYLGTGQLEQEMVDCMEEALQYAKENRCSPDLKVSVLLDYTRGSRGQINSRTMLLPLLQRFTSQMRVSLYHTPDLRGLLRLLVPQRFNETIGVQHIKVYLFDDSVIISGANLSDSYFTNRQDRYVLLENCREVADFFSDLVEAVGDVSLQLQPDNSVTVQDGMVHPYKGNREDFSAAARKRIMEVMSSARVRQQQQLRRRSREEEARSEEEEDTWVFPLVQMKPLGIQTDEQVTQRLLTDAGPDSTVFLTSGYFNLTRAYMRLVLETGASYRILTASPEVNGFFGAKGIAGAIPAAYIHIARQFYNRVCQLGQQERVHLHEYHRPQWTFHAKGLWYYLRGQDRPCLTLIGSPNFGYRSVHRDLEAQIAILTENEALQSQLQEEQETLYRRSTEVSDSTFQQPNRYVKLWVKLVTPLIKNFF; via the exons ATGGCAGCTCCCATGACTTGGAGGAGGCTGGTGCACTCGGTATACTCCCCGGCCATCGCCGGGGTTTTTAGCCGGATATCTGACCGGTTCTTCCGCGCCCAGGACAGAAGGAGAGG GTCAGCCATGTTGCTGCTGGCTCCACTGCTTGCTCAAGCCGAGCCAGCGCCACGCCACGTTTCCAGGCCCACCGGGTCAGCCGGAGCTCCGGGCTCAGACGGCCTCTGCAGCCACTTCCGTTGGATGGCGGAACAAGTACCCGCCTTCCGGGTGCCGGGAACCCATATCCAGATCCTGACGTCACCAGACCAATTTTACCAGGCAATGAAG GCCCGCATCAGAAGCGCAAAAAGGCGGGTGGTAATGGCCTCCTTATATCTGGGAACAGGACAACTGGAGCAGGAAATG GTGGACTGCATGGAGGAAGCGCTCCaatatgcaaaagaaaaccGTTGCTCTCCTGACCTCAAAGTCTCCGTACTACTGGACTACACTCGCGGCTCAAGAG GTCAGATTAACTCCAGGACcatgctgctgcctctgctgcagcgcTTCACCTCTCAGATGCGAGTATCTCTATACCACACTCCAGACCTGAGAGGCCTGCTGCGACTCCTGGTGCCGCAGCGCTTCAACGAGACCATTGGCGTCCAGCACATCAAAGTTTACCTGTTTGACGACAGCGTCATCATCAGCGG GGCCAACCTGAGCGACTCGTACTTCACCAACAGGCAGGACCGCTACGTGCTCCTGGAGAACTGCAGGGAGGTGGCGGACTTCTTCTCCGACCTGGTGGAGGCCGTGGGGGACGTctccctgcagctgcagccggACAACTCGGTCACCGTGCAGGACGGCATGGTGCACCCCTACAAAG GAAACCGGGAGGACTTCTCGGCAGCGGCGAGGAAGCGCATCATGGAGGTCATGAGCTCGGCCCGCGtgagacagcagcagcagctgcggCGCCGCTCCAGGGAGGAAGAGGCCAggagcgaggaagaggaggacacCTGGGTGTTCCCCCTGGTCCAGATGAAACCTCTGGGCATCCAGACGGACGAGCAGGTCACACAG CGGCTGCTGACAGACGCCGGGCCGGACTCCACTGTGTTTCTAACATCGGGTTACTTCAACCTGACCCGGGCTTACATGCGGCTGGTGCTGGAGACCGGAGCCAGCTACCGCATCCTGACCGCCTCCCCAGAGGTCAACGGGTTCTTCGGGGCCAAAGGCATCGCCGGAGCGATTCCTGCAGCCTACATTCACATCGCCAGGCAGTTTTACAACCGAGTGTGCCAACTGGGCCAGCAGGAGAGGGTCCATCTGCACGAGTACCACCGGCCGCAGTGGACGTTCCACGCTAAAG GTCTGTGGTATTACCTCCGGGGGCAGGACAGGCCTTGCCTCACTCTAATTGGCTCTCCTAATTTCGGTTACCGCTCGGTTCACCGCGACCTGGAGGCCCAGATCGCCATATTGACGGAAAACGAAGCCCTTCAGAGCCAGCTGCAGGAG GAGCAGGAGACGCTGTACCGGCGCTCCACGGAGGTTTCCGACTCCACGTTCCAGCAGCCCAATCGCTACGTCAAGCTGTGGGTCAAGCTGGTGACTCCCCTCATCAAGAACTTCTTCTGA
- the LOC122822705 gene encoding CDP-diacylglycerol--glycerol-3-phosphate 3-phosphatidyltransferase, mitochondrial isoform X3, with translation MAAPMTWRRLVHSVYSPAIAGVFSRISDRFFRAQDRRRGSAMLLLAPLLAQAEPAPRHVSRPTGSAGAPGSDGLCSHFRWMAEQVPAFRVPGTHIQILTSPDQFYQAMKARIRSAKRRVVMASLYLGTGQLEQEMVDCMEEALQYAKENRCSPDLKVSVLLDYTRGSRGQINSRTMLLPLLQRFTSQMRVSLYHTPDLRGLLRLLVPQRFNETIGVQHIKVYLFDDSVIISGQDRYVLLENCREVADFFSDLVEAVGDVSLQLQPDNSVTVQDGMVHPYKGNREDFSAAARKRIMEVMSSARVRQQQQLRRRSREEEARSEEEEDTWVFPLVQMKPLGIQTDEQVTQRLLTDAGPDSTVFLTSGYFNLTRAYMRLVLETGASYRILTASPEVNGFFGAKGIAGAIPAAYIHIARQFYNRVCQLGQQERVHLHEYHRPQWTFHAKGLWYYLRGQDRPCLTLIGSPNFGYRSVHRDLEAQIAILTENEALQSQLQEEQETLYRRSTEVSDSTFQQPNRYVKLWVKLVTPLIKNFF, from the exons ATGGCAGCTCCCATGACTTGGAGGAGGCTGGTGCACTCGGTATACTCCCCGGCCATCGCCGGGGTTTTTAGCCGGATATCTGACCGGTTCTTCCGCGCCCAGGACAGAAGGAGAGG GTCAGCCATGTTGCTGCTGGCTCCACTGCTTGCTCAAGCCGAGCCAGCGCCACGCCACGTTTCCAGGCCCACCGGGTCAGCCGGAGCTCCGGGCTCAGACGGCCTCTGCAGCCACTTCCGTTGGATGGCGGAACAAGTACCCGCCTTCCGGGTGCCGGGAACCCATATCCAGATCCTGACGTCACCAGACCAATTTTACCAGGCAATGAAG GCCCGCATCAGAAGCGCAAAAAGGCGGGTGGTAATGGCCTCCTTATATCTGGGAACAGGACAACTGGAGCAGGAAATG GTGGACTGCATGGAGGAAGCGCTCCaatatgcaaaagaaaaccGTTGCTCTCCTGACCTCAAAGTCTCCGTACTACTGGACTACACTCGCGGCTCAAGAG GTCAGATTAACTCCAGGACcatgctgctgcctctgctgcagcgcTTCACCTCTCAGATGCGAGTATCTCTATACCACACTCCAGACCTGAGAGGCCTGCTGCGACTCCTGGTGCCGCAGCGCTTCAACGAGACCATTGGCGTCCAGCACATCAAAGTTTACCTGTTTGACGACAGCGTCATCATCAGCGG GCAGGACCGCTACGTGCTCCTGGAGAACTGCAGGGAGGTGGCGGACTTCTTCTCCGACCTGGTGGAGGCCGTGGGGGACGTctccctgcagctgcagccggACAACTCGGTCACCGTGCAGGACGGCATGGTGCACCCCTACAAAG GAAACCGGGAGGACTTCTCGGCAGCGGCGAGGAAGCGCATCATGGAGGTCATGAGCTCGGCCCGCGtgagacagcagcagcagctgcggCGCCGCTCCAGGGAGGAAGAGGCCAggagcgaggaagaggaggacacCTGGGTGTTCCCCCTGGTCCAGATGAAACCTCTGGGCATCCAGACGGACGAGCAGGTCACACAG CGGCTGCTGACAGACGCCGGGCCGGACTCCACTGTGTTTCTAACATCGGGTTACTTCAACCTGACCCGGGCTTACATGCGGCTGGTGCTGGAGACCGGAGCCAGCTACCGCATCCTGACCGCCTCCCCAGAGGTCAACGGGTTCTTCGGGGCCAAAGGCATCGCCGGAGCGATTCCTGCAGCCTACATTCACATCGCCAGGCAGTTTTACAACCGAGTGTGCCAACTGGGCCAGCAGGAGAGGGTCCATCTGCACGAGTACCACCGGCCGCAGTGGACGTTCCACGCTAAAG GTCTGTGGTATTACCTCCGGGGGCAGGACAGGCCTTGCCTCACTCTAATTGGCTCTCCTAATTTCGGTTACCGCTCGGTTCACCGCGACCTGGAGGCCCAGATCGCCATATTGACGGAAAACGAAGCCCTTCAGAGCCAGCTGCAGGAG GAGCAGGAGACGCTGTACCGGCGCTCCACGGAGGTTTCCGACTCCACGTTCCAGCAGCCCAATCGCTACGTCAAGCTGTGGGTCAAGCTGGTGACTCCCCTCATCAAGAACTTCTTCTGA
- the LOC122822705 gene encoding CDP-diacylglycerol--glycerol-3-phosphate 3-phosphatidyltransferase, mitochondrial isoform X2, which produces MAAPMTWRRLVHSVYSPAIAGVFSRISDRFFRAQDRRRGSAMLLLAPLLAQAEPAPRHVSRPTGSAGAPGSDGLCSHFRWMAEQVPAFRVPGTHIQILTSPDQFYQAMKARIRSAKRRVVMASLYLGTGQLEQEMVDCMEEALQYAKENRCSPDLKVSVLLDYTRGSRGQINSRTMLLPLLQRFTSQMRVSLYHTPDLRGLLRLLVPQRFNETIGVQHIKVYLFDDSVIISGANLSDSYFTNRQDRYVLLENCREVADFFSDLVEAVGDVSLQLQPDNSVTVQDGMVHPYKGNREDFSAAARKRIMEVMSSARVRQQQQLRRRSREEEARSEEEEDTWVFPLVQMKPLGIQTDEQVTQRLLTDAGPDSTVFLTSGYFNLTRAYMRLVLETGASYRILTASPEVNGFFGAKGIAGAIPAAYIHIARQFYNRVCQLGQQERVHLHEYHRPQWTFHAKGLWYYLRGQDRPCLTLIGSPNFGYRSVHRDLEAQIAILTENEALQSQLQEETLYRRSTEVSDSTFQQPNRYVKLWVKLVTPLIKNFF; this is translated from the exons ATGGCAGCTCCCATGACTTGGAGGAGGCTGGTGCACTCGGTATACTCCCCGGCCATCGCCGGGGTTTTTAGCCGGATATCTGACCGGTTCTTCCGCGCCCAGGACAGAAGGAGAGG GTCAGCCATGTTGCTGCTGGCTCCACTGCTTGCTCAAGCCGAGCCAGCGCCACGCCACGTTTCCAGGCCCACCGGGTCAGCCGGAGCTCCGGGCTCAGACGGCCTCTGCAGCCACTTCCGTTGGATGGCGGAACAAGTACCCGCCTTCCGGGTGCCGGGAACCCATATCCAGATCCTGACGTCACCAGACCAATTTTACCAGGCAATGAAG GCCCGCATCAGAAGCGCAAAAAGGCGGGTGGTAATGGCCTCCTTATATCTGGGAACAGGACAACTGGAGCAGGAAATG GTGGACTGCATGGAGGAAGCGCTCCaatatgcaaaagaaaaccGTTGCTCTCCTGACCTCAAAGTCTCCGTACTACTGGACTACACTCGCGGCTCAAGAG GTCAGATTAACTCCAGGACcatgctgctgcctctgctgcagcgcTTCACCTCTCAGATGCGAGTATCTCTATACCACACTCCAGACCTGAGAGGCCTGCTGCGACTCCTGGTGCCGCAGCGCTTCAACGAGACCATTGGCGTCCAGCACATCAAAGTTTACCTGTTTGACGACAGCGTCATCATCAGCGG GGCCAACCTGAGCGACTCGTACTTCACCAACAGGCAGGACCGCTACGTGCTCCTGGAGAACTGCAGGGAGGTGGCGGACTTCTTCTCCGACCTGGTGGAGGCCGTGGGGGACGTctccctgcagctgcagccggACAACTCGGTCACCGTGCAGGACGGCATGGTGCACCCCTACAAAG GAAACCGGGAGGACTTCTCGGCAGCGGCGAGGAAGCGCATCATGGAGGTCATGAGCTCGGCCCGCGtgagacagcagcagcagctgcggCGCCGCTCCAGGGAGGAAGAGGCCAggagcgaggaagaggaggacacCTGGGTGTTCCCCCTGGTCCAGATGAAACCTCTGGGCATCCAGACGGACGAGCAGGTCACACAG CGGCTGCTGACAGACGCCGGGCCGGACTCCACTGTGTTTCTAACATCGGGTTACTTCAACCTGACCCGGGCTTACATGCGGCTGGTGCTGGAGACCGGAGCCAGCTACCGCATCCTGACCGCCTCCCCAGAGGTCAACGGGTTCTTCGGGGCCAAAGGCATCGCCGGAGCGATTCCTGCAGCCTACATTCACATCGCCAGGCAGTTTTACAACCGAGTGTGCCAACTGGGCCAGCAGGAGAGGGTCCATCTGCACGAGTACCACCGGCCGCAGTGGACGTTCCACGCTAAAG GTCTGTGGTATTACCTCCGGGGGCAGGACAGGCCTTGCCTCACTCTAATTGGCTCTCCTAATTTCGGTTACCGCTCGGTTCACCGCGACCTGGAGGCCCAGATCGCCATATTGACGGAAAACGAAGCCCTTCAGAGCCAGCTGCAGGAG GAGACGCTGTACCGGCGCTCCACGGAGGTTTCCGACTCCACGTTCCAGCAGCCCAATCGCTACGTCAAGCTGTGGGTCAAGCTGGTGACTCCCCTCATCAAGAACTTCTTCTGA